In the genome of Shewanella glacialimarina, one region contains:
- a CDS encoding thiol-disulfide oxidoreductase DCC family protein: MELTIFYDSTCPLCANEMRQLKRHDKHDEIHLEDLYSADLHERFPQIDIEKANIILHGLTKDGQLLLGLDVTAKAWGITGKHFWVQWLRKPFIKPVADKAYLFFAKNRYKISYLLTGKQRCNNGQCGLPKNNLK, from the coding sequence ATGGAATTGACCATATTTTACGACAGCACATGTCCACTGTGTGCCAATGAAATGCGTCAACTTAAACGGCATGATAAGCACGATGAAATTCATTTAGAGGACTTATACAGTGCTGATTTACATGAGCGTTTTCCACAAATTGATATCGAAAAAGCTAACATTATACTGCACGGCTTAACTAAAGACGGACAACTGCTGTTAGGGCTAGATGTTACGGCAAAGGCATGGGGAATTACCGGTAAGCACTTTTGGGTTCAGTGGCTTAGAAAACCTTTTATTAAACCGGTCGCGGACAAAGCTTATCTATTTTTTGCTAAAAATCGCTACAAAATCTCGTACCTGCTTACCGGTAAGCAGCGGTGTAATAATGGTCAATGTGGCTTACCTAAGAACAATTTAAAGTAA
- a CDS encoding SDR family NAD(P)-dependent oxidoreductase, whose translation MHNNANPNNSSNTVANNTAAVSTVTESTAAESTVANSTAEFVIIIGANSAIGHAFAVQCLKQSQIDGHPQSINLITISRDSYQHSADIHSLITQDQQQSSWQHYQCSNLQQDIEHLMNQQIIPQITASNGSVSRILICNGVLHQGAIQPEKKIEDINEVNLLALIQMNTITPMLWLQGLVKLLSKQRSRVVISILSARVGSISDNRLGGWYSYRTSKAALNMLIKTTAVEFARRLKHVKLIAFHPGTTDTPLSKPFQHNVAEGKLFTPEFVAQQLYNIQSNIAVDGQASFIDWAGNDIQW comes from the coding sequence GTGCATAATAACGCTAACCCAAACAACTCCTCTAATACTGTTGCTAACAATACTGCTGCTGTTAGCACTGTTACTGAAAGTACTGCTGCTGAAAGTACTGTTGCTAATAGCACTGCTGAATTTGTGATTATTATTGGTGCTAATTCGGCTATTGGCCATGCATTTGCTGTTCAATGCCTTAAACAAAGCCAAATCGATGGTCACCCGCAGTCAATTAATTTGATCACAATTAGCCGAGATAGCTATCAACACAGTGCCGATATACACAGTCTAATCACACAAGATCAACAGCAGTCATCATGGCAACATTACCAATGCAGTAATTTACAGCAGGATATTGAGCATCTTATGAATCAACAGATCATTCCTCAAATTACCGCAAGCAACGGCAGTGTTAGCAGAATATTAATCTGTAATGGGGTACTGCATCAGGGTGCGATACAACCTGAAAAAAAGATAGAAGATATCAATGAAGTCAATTTACTCGCTTTAATACAGATGAATACCATCACGCCTATGCTTTGGCTGCAAGGTTTGGTAAAGCTGTTATCAAAGCAGCGAAGTCGAGTCGTGATAAGTATTTTAAGCGCCAGAGTCGGCAGCATAAGTGATAACCGCCTTGGCGGTTGGTATAGCTATCGCACCAGTAAAGCGGCATTAAACATGTTGATAAAAACCACTGCGGTTGAGTTTGCGAGGCGGCTCAAGCACGTCAAATTGATAGCCTTTCATCCTGGCACCACAGACACACCATTATCAAAACCTTTTCAGCACAATGTGGCCGAAGGTAAATTATTTACTCCTGAGTTTGTGGCGCAGCAGCTTTACAACATACAGTCAAATATTGCCGTAGACGGCCAAGCCAGTTTTATTGATTGGGCAGGCAATGACATTCAATGGTAA
- a CDS encoding GNAT family N-acetyltransferase, producing the protein MKIRKGQLADLTALVNFNQAMAMETENLQLDNATLTRGVNGLLANPERGFYLVAEIDDVIVGSLMVTFEWSDWRACQYYWIQSVYIRPENRRQGIYAKLYQAIKDMAAEKGDAASFRLYVEQENKPAQKTYEALGMEQSHYLMYEEKAK; encoded by the coding sequence ATGAAAATAAGAAAAGGCCAATTAGCAGACCTTACCGCACTGGTTAATTTTAATCAGGCGATGGCAATGGAAACTGAAAACCTACAATTAGATAATGCAACCCTTACCCGTGGCGTAAACGGATTACTCGCCAATCCTGAACGAGGTTTCTATTTAGTGGCTGAAATTGATGACGTTATTGTCGGCTCATTAATGGTGACATTTGAATGGAGCGACTGGCGCGCTTGCCAGTATTACTGGATCCAAAGTGTGTATATTCGTCCAGAAAACCGTCGTCAGGGGATTTATGCAAAACTGTATCAAGCAATAAAAGATATGGCCGCTGAAAAAGGTGACGCTGCAAGTTTCCGCTTGTATGTCGAACAAGAAAATAAACCGGCGCAAAAAACCTATGAGGCCTTAGGAATGGAGCAAAGCCACTATTTAATGTACGAAGAAAAGGCCAAATAA
- the mdh gene encoding malate dehydrogenase has product MKVAVLGAAGGIGQALALLLKTQLPAGSKLSLYDIAPVTPGVAVDLSHIPTDVEVKGFAGQDPTDALVDADVVLMSAGVARKPGMDRSDLFNINAGIVRNLMEKVAVTCPKALVGIITNPVNTTVAIAAEVLKNAGVYDKNRLFGITTLDVIRSETFIAELKGLNVADVKVNVIGGHSGVTILPLLSQIEGVTFTDEEVAAMTTRIQNAGTEVVEAKAGGGSATLSMGQAACRFGLSLVRGLQGEANIVECAYVDGGSEHAEFFAQPILLGKNGVEKVLPYGDVSAFEANARDSMLDTLKADIKLGVEFVK; this is encoded by the coding sequence ATGAAAGTTGCCGTACTTGGTGCTGCTGGTGGTATTGGCCAGGCCTTAGCTTTATTGTTAAAAACTCAACTGCCTGCTGGCTCAAAGTTGTCTCTATATGACATCGCCCCTGTTACTCCTGGTGTTGCGGTTGACTTAAGTCACATCCCAACAGATGTAGAAGTAAAAGGTTTTGCTGGTCAAGATCCAACGGATGCATTAGTTGATGCTGACGTCGTATTAATGTCTGCTGGTGTTGCGCGTAAGCCTGGTATGGATCGTTCAGATCTATTCAACATCAACGCAGGTATCGTGCGTAACCTAATGGAAAAAGTGGCAGTAACTTGTCCTAAAGCATTAGTGGGTATTATTACTAACCCAGTAAACACGACTGTAGCGATTGCTGCTGAAGTATTAAAAAATGCTGGCGTTTACGACAAGAACCGTTTATTCGGTATCACTACACTTGACGTTATCCGTAGCGAAACCTTTATTGCTGAGCTTAAAGGCTTAAACGTTGCTGATGTTAAAGTTAACGTTATCGGCGGCCACAGCGGTGTGACTATTCTTCCACTACTTTCTCAAATTGAAGGTGTGACTTTCACTGATGAAGAAGTTGCAGCAATGACTACTCGCATTCAAAACGCAGGTACTGAAGTTGTTGAAGCTAAAGCCGGTGGCGGTAGCGCAACATTATCAATGGGCCAAGCAGCATGTCGCTTTGGTTTATCATTAGTACGTGGTCTTCAAGGCGAAGCGAACATAGTTGAATGTGCCTATGTTGATGGTGGCAGCGAACACGCTGAGTTCTTCGCTCAACCTATCCTTTTAGGTAAAAACGGCGTAGAAAAAGTGCTTCCTTACGGTGACGTAAGTGCATTTGAAGCTAACGCACGTGATTCAATGTTAGATACATTAAAAGCTGACATTAAACTAGGTGTTGAATTCGTTAAGTAA